The Camelus ferus isolate YT-003-E chromosome 4, BCGSAC_Cfer_1.0, whole genome shotgun sequence genome has a segment encoding these proteins:
- the KYAT1 gene encoding kynurenine--oxoglutarate transaminase 1 isoform X3, which yields MAKRLPARRLDGIDHNPWVEFGKLASEADVVNLGQGFPDFPPPDFAVEAFQHAVSRDFMLNQYTKAFGYPPLTKILASFFGKFLGQVIDPLKNVLVTVGAYGALFTAFQALVDVGDEVIIIEPFFDCYEPMTLMAGGRPVFVSLKPCPTQDGELDSSSNWQLDPTELASKFTSRTKALILNTPNNPLGKVFSRAELELVASLCQQHDVVCITDEVYQWLVYDGYQHISIASLPGMWERTLTVGSAGKTFSVTGWKVGWVLGPDSLLKHLRTVHQNSVYHCPTQGQAAVAQCFEQEQMLFGQPSSYFAQLPQAIQHNRDHMIRSLQSVGLRPVIPQGSYFLITDISDFKSKMPDLPGAADEPYDRRFVKWMIKNKGLVAIPVSVFYSVPHRKLFDHYIRFCFMKDESTLQAMDQKLQMWKDELRP from the exons GGTGGAGTTTGGCAAACTGGCCAGTGAGGCTGATGTCGTGAACTTGGGCCAAGGCTTCCCCGACTTCCCACCCCCAGACTTCGCTGTGGAAGCCTTTCAGCACGCCGTCAGCAGGGACTTCATGCTCAACCAGTATACAAAGGCATTT GGTTACCCACCGCTGACAAAGATCCTGGCAAGTTTCTTCGGGAAGTTTCTGGGACAGGTGATAGACCCGCTCAAGAACGTGCTGGTGACTGTGGGTGCCTATGGGGCCCTGTTCACAGCCTTCCAGGCCCTGGTGGATGTAGGAGATGAG GTCATCATCATCGAGCCCTTTTTTGACTGTTACGAGCCCATGACTTTGATGGCAGGGGGTCGCCCTGTATTTGTGTCCCTGAAGCCG TGCCCCACCCAGGACGGGGAACTGGATTCCAGCAGTAACTGGCAGCTGGATCCCACAGAGCTAGCCAGCAAGTTCACATCTCGCACCAAAGCCCTCATCCTCAACACACCCAACAACCCCTTGGGAAAG GTGTTCTCCAGGGCAGAACTGGAGCTGGTGGCCAGCCTGTGCCAGCAGCATGACGTGGTATGCATCACGGACGAGGTCTACCAGTGGCTAGTCTACGATGGGTACCAGCACATCAGCATTG CCAGCCTCCCTGGCATGTGGGAACGCACCCTGACCGTTGGCAGCGCTGGCAAGACTTTTAGTGTCACAGGCTGGAAG gtgggctgggtcctgggcccgGACAGTCTCCTGAAGCACCTGCGCACTGTGCACCAGAACTCTGTCTATCACTGTCCCACGCAGGGCCAG GCCGCAGTAGCCCAGTGCTTCGAGCAGGAGCAGATGCTCTTCGGCCAGCCCAGCAGCTACTTTGCGCAGCTCCCTCAGGCCATACAGCACAACCGGGACCACATGATACGAAGCCTGCAATCGGTGGGCCTGAGGCCTGTGATCCCCCAGGGCAGCTACTTCCTCATCACAGACATCTCAGACTTCA AGAGCAAGATGCCGGACTTGCCCGGAGCTGCGGATGAGCCCTATGACAGACGCTTTGTCAAGTGGATGATCAAGAACAAG GGCTTAGTGGCCATCCCGGTCTCCGTCTTCTACAGTGTGCCACACCGGAAGCTCTTTGACCACTATATCCGCTTCTGTTTCATGAAG GATGAATCCACGCTCCAGGCCATGGACCAGAAGCTACAGATGTGGAAGGATGAGCTCAGGCCCTGA
- the KYAT1 gene encoding kynurenine--oxoglutarate transaminase 1 isoform X4: MEPGLAARHGQTTAGSKAGRDRPQPVGYPPLTKILASFFGKFLGQVIDPLKNVLVTVGAYGALFTAFQALVDVGDEVIIIEPFFDCYEPMTLMAGGRPVFVSLKPCPTQDGELDSSSNWQLDPTELASKFTSRTKALILNTPNNPLGKVFSRAELELVASLCQQHDVVCITDEVYQWLVYDGYQHISIASLPGMWERTLTVGSAGKTFSVTGWKVGWVLGPDSLLKHLRTVHQNSVYHCPTQGQAAVAQCFEQEQMLFGQPSSYFAQLPQAIQHNRDHMIRSLQSVGLRPVIPQGSYFLITDISDFKSKMPDLPGAADEPYDRRFVKWMIKNKGLVAIPVSVFYSVPHRKLFDHYIRFCFMKDESTLQAMDQKLQMWKDELRP, translated from the exons GGTTACCCACCGCTGACAAAGATCCTGGCAAGTTTCTTCGGGAAGTTTCTGGGACAGGTGATAGACCCGCTCAAGAACGTGCTGGTGACTGTGGGTGCCTATGGGGCCCTGTTCACAGCCTTCCAGGCCCTGGTGGATGTAGGAGATGAG GTCATCATCATCGAGCCCTTTTTTGACTGTTACGAGCCCATGACTTTGATGGCAGGGGGTCGCCCTGTATTTGTGTCCCTGAAGCCG TGCCCCACCCAGGACGGGGAACTGGATTCCAGCAGTAACTGGCAGCTGGATCCCACAGAGCTAGCCAGCAAGTTCACATCTCGCACCAAAGCCCTCATCCTCAACACACCCAACAACCCCTTGGGAAAG GTGTTCTCCAGGGCAGAACTGGAGCTGGTGGCCAGCCTGTGCCAGCAGCATGACGTGGTATGCATCACGGACGAGGTCTACCAGTGGCTAGTCTACGATGGGTACCAGCACATCAGCATTG CCAGCCTCCCTGGCATGTGGGAACGCACCCTGACCGTTGGCAGCGCTGGCAAGACTTTTAGTGTCACAGGCTGGAAG gtgggctgggtcctgggcccgGACAGTCTCCTGAAGCACCTGCGCACTGTGCACCAGAACTCTGTCTATCACTGTCCCACGCAGGGCCAG GCCGCAGTAGCCCAGTGCTTCGAGCAGGAGCAGATGCTCTTCGGCCAGCCCAGCAGCTACTTTGCGCAGCTCCCTCAGGCCATACAGCACAACCGGGACCACATGATACGAAGCCTGCAATCGGTGGGCCTGAGGCCTGTGATCCCCCAGGGCAGCTACTTCCTCATCACAGACATCTCAGACTTCA AGAGCAAGATGCCGGACTTGCCCGGAGCTGCGGATGAGCCCTATGACAGACGCTTTGTCAAGTGGATGATCAAGAACAAG GGCTTAGTGGCCATCCCGGTCTCCGTCTTCTACAGTGTGCCACACCGGAAGCTCTTTGACCACTATATCCGCTTCTGTTTCATGAAG GATGAATCCACGCTCCAGGCCATGGACCAGAAGCTACAGATGTGGAAGGATGAGCTCAGGCCCTGA